The Arachis hypogaea cultivar Tifrunner chromosome 14, arahy.Tifrunner.gnm2.J5K5, whole genome shotgun sequence genome has a segment encoding these proteins:
- the LOC112741943 gene encoding uncharacterized protein codes for MNVIRQRLMHTLRRDGPTETLKKALELEKKRKTRKPKSKEQFIVQVPENLSYLDTATMPMVVAAVGIVVFAKLLMMYDESRAQELLERKIKHAPAGQGSVRMLSLEEWDKVRELRPRTPFESKLARPNARIRTGEPLRLEDLKDWTIDVLMDGVTRAEECGKHGSL; via the exons ATGAACGTAATTAGGCAGAGATTGATGCACACGCTTCGGCGCGATGGCCCAACAGAAACACTGAAGAAGGCATTGGaattggagaagaagaggaagacaagGAAGCCCAAGAGCAAGGAACAGTTCATCGTCCAAGTCCCTGAAAACTTGTCGTACCTCGACACCGCCACCATGCCCATGGTTGTCGCCGCCGTTGGCATCGTAGTCTTTGCCAAGCTCCTCATGATG TATGATGAATCAAGGGCCCAGGAGTTGCTGGAGCGGAAGATCAAGCATGCTCCAGCTGGTCAGGGAAGTGTGAGAATGCTGAGCCTCGAGGAGTGGGACAAGGTTCGAGAACTCCGACCTAGGACCCCGTTTGAGTCCAAGCTTGCCCGCCCTAATGCGAGAATCAGAACTGGAGAACCCTTGCGTCTT GAGGACTTGAAGGATTGGACAATTGATGTTCTCATGGATGGTGTTACTAGAGCTGAAGAGTGTGGGAAACACGGTTCTTTATAA